TCTCAATCTTGAAGTATACGGGAATGTGCCTATTTTGACGACCATGCAAGCAGCTGAGGCCAATAGCCACATCGATGCTGAGTCTGTGGATCACAATTCGACTCATCTAGTCAAAACAGTATATCACGTTCCTGAATTGAATATTTTTGCGGAATTTGTGTGGCTGTTTCAAGACAGATTTATCGAGCTGATCTCGGAGTTTGCTTCCAGCGAAAAGGCGAAAGAATTTGTTGCTATATAAGTGGTCTATTGGTTCAAACTATAATCTAACTGTAATCGCGTGGTAGAAAGTATATCAGATGAAGAGTTGAATGCTTTGATGCAGGCGATGAAAAATAGGTATGGGTTGGACTTTACCAATTACGAGAAAAAGTCCTTCAAGAGAAGTATCGTCAGATTGATGATGAAGCACAAAATCGGGTCGATGCTCGAGTTGTGGTCTAGGATTTTGAAGGATAAGCAGTTTTTCTTGGATGGTATCGACGACTTATTGGTCAACTTGACCGAATTGTTTCGAAACCCCGATGCATGGATAATGATTCGAGACCAGATTTTGGACAAGTTCAAAAACAAGTCTCAACTGAAAATCTGGCATGCGGGATGTTCGACTGGAGAGGAAGTATTTACCATGAGTATGGTATTGGATGACAAAGGGATGCTTTATAAAACCAAATCGCTAGCTACTGATTTGAGTGATGCAGCTCTGAGCAAAGCAAAAAATGGAGTGTATTCGCTCATGATAATGAAGCAATATCTAAGACCATTTTTGGAATACTATCCTAATAGGAAAATGGATGACTTTTTTGAATTTAAAGAGAAGGATGCCGTCATCAAGGATACGTACAAAAAGCACGTGACCTTTAAAAAGCATAATTTGGTTCAAGATCAAGTCCATGAGAAATTTGATATAATCTTTTGTCGAAATGTTATGATATATTTTGACGAAACTTTGAAATTAAAAGTGCTAAACTTGTTCAATGATTGTTTGAACGAGGGAGGCTATTTGGTAATAGGGTATTATGATATCATGCCGGATGGAGGAAAGCAGATATTTGATACTTATGATGTTAAAACAAGAATTTACAAAAAGAAAATAATTAAATATTGAGCTTATGAGCAAGAGAATATTAGTAGTAGACGACTCTATGTACATGCGCACGTTGATCAAGGATGCACTATCCAATGAGGGATTCGAAATAGTAGGAGAAGCTCCGAATGGAGAAACTGCTATTGACCTAGCGATGGAGCTGAAGCCAGATCTAATCACTCTTGACAACATCCTGCCGGACATGATCGGTACGGACATCTTGAGAGTGTTGATGGACGAAGGATTGGAGTCCAAAGTTATCATGGTAAGTGCTGTGGGACAACAGTCTGTGATCAATGAAGGAATTGAACTAGGAGCATCAGATTATATTGTTAAGCCGTTTACGGCGGACGATTTGGTCGATGTAGTCAAGAAGCATATATAGTCTCAGAGCATCGATCCACTGGATCGTGTGTGGAAATACTGGCAATCACCTCCGATAGCGATCGGTGAGGTGATTTGTCGTATCAAAAACCTTGTCAGTCAACTGGCAAGGTTTTTTTGTAGGAGCGAGGTTGGAGACCTGTGAAATTGCTTTTTTTAAATGTAAAAGGGAGTAAATCAGAAGGATGGGACAGGGGACAAAAAAAAGCTACGCTGTAGCGTAGCTTTTGAAAGTAATATTATTCGTTGTGAAGCCAAGCTTTCTTTGCCAGTAGCTCGTCTTCATCTTCTACATAGTCTGGATCATCGACACAGCAATCTACCGGACAGACAGCCGCACACTGAGGTTCCTCGTGAAATCCATTACACTCGGTACACTTACCAGGAACGATATAGTACAAATCTTCAGACACAGGCTCTTGTGCATCATTGGCATCTACCTGAGTCCCGTCTTCTAGCTCAACTTCCGTGAGGCTTGTGCCTCCGGCCCAATCCCATTCTACACCACCTTCATAGATGGCTGTATTTGGGCATTCCGGCTCACATGCTCCGCAGTTGATGCATTCATCGGTAATAATAATTGCCATTTTAGTTTACTTTAATTATCCTAAAAATTAAGTGTGCAAAAATAAAGATTAATTTTGCCTGCCAAAGATATTATGGCATTAGTTTAAGTATACGATTTCCAAAAGATATGTTTATTGAAGAGAGGATAAAGTTATTTGTAGCACTGGGTCAGCGGTTGGAAACACTATCTGCGGAGGAATTGGAGGAAGTGGCTGTGTCAGCTCATAATCACAATAGTTGGTTTACACAGCAGAGTGTGGAGTTTGCTTTGGGAGGGATACGATCGTTTCTTGATCAAGCTGTACTCGAAGATTGGGTCAATGGATACGATTTGAGAGCCGTTGCCCCTCAAAAAATTGGTGTTATTGCTGCTGGAAATATCCCTTTGGTGGGATTTCATGACATACTTTCGGTATTGATTTCAGGACATAAATTACTGATTAAGCCTAGTTCGGATGATAGTTATTTGACGCGATGGATTCTCAACGAACTGGTGCAAATAGATGATCGGATTGCATCAAGTTTTATGCTTGTGGATCGACTCAATGATGCAGATGCTTTCATCGCAACGGGTAGTGACAATACGGCTAGGTATTTCAAATATTACTTCAAAGACAAACCAAGTATCATTCGAGCCAATAGGAGCTCGGTGTCTGTACTGACAGGTGAGGAGTCCAAGGAAGAGCTGGCTGCCCTCGGACAGGATATTTTTCAATATTATGGGCTAGGATGTAGGAATGTTTCTAAAATACTGGTACCGGAGGGGTTTGATTTGACGACCCTGTTGGATGCGCTGCAACCCTACGAATGGGTCATCGATCACCACAAGTATCGCAACAATTACGATTACAATAAATCAATCTATTTGGTCAATCGAGAGCCTCATCTTGACAATGAGTTTTTGCTCGTGAGAGAGAGTGAAGATTTGGTCTCTCCTATTTCTGTGCTTTACTACCAGACATATGAGAGTGAGGCAGTATTGAAGCACTACTTGACTAGGTATGAGACGAAGATTCAGTGTATAGTAGGGAGGGATTATATTCCTTTTGGGCAGGCTCAAACGCCTACTATTGATGACTATGCCGATGGAATCGACACCTTGGGTTTTTTGAGTAGCCTATGACGATTTAGCGATGAGGGTCTATGGTCGTATAGCATTCGTTCGCAAGCTCTAGTTCGATGGTTGCATGATGTATCGTCTGTTCTTCCAAAATTTGCCGTGCATGTTGTTTGATCTCTTTGCGGCGAACAAAGGAGTCTTCTTCGGCTAGTACCAAGTGTAATGTGACGATATGGTACTCTCCATCCATGCTCCAAGTGTGTAGGTCATGGATGTCAGTAACTTCAGGTATATCTAAGAGTTTCGTTTTGAGTTCATCTACATTGACATTGGATGGAGTACCTTGTAGGATGATTTTGAAACTTGCATTTAGGTTTTTGAAGACATTGATGAGTATGTATGCCGTAATTAATATCGAAAGGATTGGATCCAAAATCGGTACGTCAAAAAATGTCATGACTAGACTTCCGATCAATACGGCGATCCAACCGAGTACATCTTCCATGAGGTGAAGGGAGACGACGCGTTCGTTCATGGATTTTCCTTTTCTGGTTTTGACTACCGCTGCGCCATTGACCAATACGCCTAAAACTGCCAACCATATCATTCCAGTAGTGTCTGGTTGTTCGGGGTGTAGGAGTCTTGGGATGGTTTTGGAGAGGATGAAAACCGAACCGATCAGCAGCACGGTAGAATTGATGATGGCGCTCAGTACCGAAAAGCGTTTGTAGCCGTATGAGTATCTTTTGGTGCGGCCCTTGTGAGATAGTTTTTGAAAGTACCAAGACGATAGCAGACTGATGGAGTCCCCTAGATCATGAATGGCATCCGATATGATGGCTACACTGTTGACATAGTAGCCTCCTATGAATTCAATGATTGTGAATGCCAGGTTGAGAAAAAAAGCTGTTTTGATGTTTTGTACATCATCATGAGGGGGGTGATCGTGCATTGGGTATTAGCGTCTAAAGCGAGTTACTAAAATAGTGAAAGTCAGTAGTTCAATTTTAGAAAAATATATTTTTAGTATGTATATTGGCTACCTAGCAACATTAGGAAAGTCAGATTGGCTATGGAGTGTGTTTGAGAAAAGGGAGAGTGAAGCATATGTTTTTGCTCACGTTTTGATTCCTCATATAGTCTTATCCGATCCTCTACTACCCCCAAATAGAGAGAATTATTTTTGGACCAAGCCAATTAAGCAGTTGATGATTGATGTCAAACAGTACTCCTTAGAAAGAAGTGTACTTGTGGTGATTTGTCTCGCATGCCTGATCAAGGTGTTGCATGGGATGATGGTGATCTATTCTTCGGAGTTGAGTACCACGATGGGCTTGCTTTACCTCGTGTTGAGTGGCGTGCTTTGCTTTACATTGGTCTGTACGTTTGTCGTGGAACGGATCAACTATATCAGTGTTCCCCTGAGTGTTTTTTTGTTGGTGGTGATGTCAATGCTTTGGATTTATACGGGAGGATTGGTGGCGATCTCTGAGTTTAGTTTTATGGCTGTGATGGTCATCATTGGGATGATCAACCGAGGGATATGGGTGATCGTTTTGACGGGCCTGGCTTGTATGGCTCAGCTGGTACTCGTGTATGTATGGTACTTCCAATTTGATCTTATTTCTGAGATGGTCTTGCCTTACATTTACAATGTTCGATTTTTTCAAGTGACGCTATTTGTCGTAGCGACAAGTTTCATTTACATGACCTACAGGTATGGTATAGAAACCGAAAAACAGCTGCAGCGTGAAGAGGAATTGTCCCAAGGTATTGAAGATCTAGAGATCGAAAATGTGCGCCTAGAAGAGCAAGAGCAGGAATTGTCACGCATGAATAAACTCCTCGAGAGAAAGGTGTCTGATCGTAGTAGCGAACTGAGTGGTAGCAATCAATCCATTCGTGACTATCTAGAGGTGAGCAGTCATGAAATCACACCAGGTGTACAAAGGTTGACTAGATTGATCGATGAGATGAATTCGGAGCATGAGCTGTATGGATTGCTACAGCAGTCTGTGGTGGAGTTGTCTCGTGCTGTCCAATCCAATAAGGTGAAGAAAGGGAAAACCAAGTCGAAGTGAAGGATTTTTTCAATTCTAAATATCGAATCCCTTATGATGATACATACTATGGCTTTCTGTTGTGGGGGAGTGTGTTGTTTTTTTTGATACGATCCATTTGGTCCATTGTCGAAGGGGAGTCGATCGATGTGATGATGGTGTACTCCGTGGTTTTTATGGTCTCGACGATTTCGTTGATGATGTATTACTCGAGAGTGCTCAAGGTCTATTCTTATCATTTGTATGCAGGGATGTCGTTGGTGGCTTTTGGTTTGCTTTGGCAATTGCATGATGGGGTCAATGGAGCCTATTCTTATTTGTTTTTCACGTTGATTGCAATTTATGCCGTGATTTTGCCGGGGAAATCTAAGATGATCTACGGTGTAGTGTTGTCGTTGGAATGTTTGGTGCTTAGTGAATTTTCTGTTCCTACTCCTGAACAAGTGGACGAAGGAGTGGTCATCAGTTATGTGATCAATATGGTTTTGATTGCAGTGACTGTCATCTATCTCAAGAGGTTTTATGACCAACGAAGAACCCTTTATTACCAACACAATTCGGAGCTCGATCAGGTCAATGAGACGGTACTTGCACGGAGGATGAAACTCCTCCATCAAAGAAATGAAATAGAAGTCATCAAGCGTGATCTTCAGCAAACGGTCGAAAAGAATACGGTCGATCTCAAGCGAAAAAATGCAGAATTGTCAAGAATCGCGTACAGCAACGCACATCATCTCAGAGCCCCTTTGACGAATATATTGGCTATCGTGGATTTGATGAGTCAAGAGACAGAGAAAGGAGAGGAGGCTCAACAATTGGCTAAGATTGCGCGGGAATCGACTATACTGGATCAATCCTTAAGGAAAGTAAATGAATTGCTGGATTAGACCTATCTCAAAATATACATTTTGCCAAAGCCGTTTTTGAAGCCTTTGTCGCCAGCTGTTTTTCTATGTTTGAAATCTTCCCCAGGGTTTTTGATGAGGATGCGATAGAGATATACTCCGTTGGCCAATAGGTCTCCGTAATTGTCCCGGCCATCCCACGCGTAGTTGGAGAGGTTGTTGCCAATATTGATCGGACCGAGCTCATCCATGAATATCTCTTTGACTACTCTCCCTGTCACGGTCATGATTTGAATTTTGAGATCCTCCGGGTAAGTATCTCCTGTGAGCGTGAAAACAAAGCGTGTTTGCAAAGAGAAAGGGTTCGGATAGGGATAAAAATTGGTAATGGTCGATTCGTTGATGACTTCAAAGTTGATTTCGTAGGGGTGAACGCCTGACGCATTGCCCGAGGCGTCGGATGCTTGTACTCGTAGACCATAGAGACCATCACTCATTTTGTCAGGACTGTAGTCAATGATGAAATCCTGATCATCCGTCGCAGGTTGCCAATTGACTGCAGCACTGCTGAAAGGAACTCGCACATAATCACAGCCTTCGCAGGGAGATTTGACATAGAAGTTGATCCCCAATGTGTCTTCTTTGTGGAGGTATTGGTTTTCATCAGTCATCGATATTTGGATTTTGGGATTGGGGGAGACGATGTCTCCGTCCATGATTTTTATTCCATCAAATAGCACGTCGAGTGTGGGGTTGTACTCATCTCCACTCACGTCCATGTAGTCTGCGATGCGGAGGGTGTTGTTGGCGGTATAGATTTCGTATTGGTCTGTGGTGTTGACTTCTACCACTAGATCACTTTTTCCAGTATTGTTAAGGGTTTGTAGTTCTAGCTCAAATTGAGCGGAATCGCCTCCTTCCAAAGCAGCTATGAGTACCGAGTCTTCGGTGGATTTAGATAGTGTGCTATTGAGCAATTTGAACCGCACCTTGATCGAATCGGAAAACGTCTTGTTGGAGATGTTCCAAAAGGTATAAGAGGCTGTGTGCTCTTCTCCTTCATCTAAGGCTAAATTGGATTCCTGAGTGTGTGTGAGGAGGACTCCTTCGGGAGAGCTCTCGTAGTTGACCATCCATCCTTTCAATTGTGGGGGGGAGAAATCTACCTTGTCACTCAGCTCTAGGTCGAGACGTAGGTAGGGGTATAGACTTGCATTGATACTGCTCAAGTCATAGCTGAGATCGACGGAGTTGCCAGCTAGTAGTGTTTCATTGCCAGTAGGTGTTATGCCGTAGATCCGTAGGGTATGTATGTCATCTGCAGGGTTGCTAGAATCTTCGAGATTTAGACTCACGGAATTCCATGTTTTGGCAGGTCCAATCTTGTTGGTAGAGATGTCTCCTGTGTCGTAGCTACCAATGACATCATCTGGCATCACGAGTGTCGCTTGATTGGCAGGTGTAGTAGTGGCCAATATTTCTATGGCAGGCTGACCTGTATTCTTTGATCCCAAAAAGATAAAGGGATCATCTGTAGTCAGGTTGTCCAGGGTAGTTCGTGGTATACCCAGTGATTCTAGTGCGGTCTTGAATGCATCCGTCCACAGTGAATAGTCCAAAGTGCCTAATGAAAACACGAGTGCTTTGTCCCCATCAGAGAGGGCATTGATGTAGTCTATGGGGGTGACCGCTCCAGTATAATTGGATTCTTTGAAGTTGAAAATATACTCGGGCAGTACACCACAGATGAGTGGGTTTAGTTCTGGTGCAGTAGTGAATGTGATGGGGCTAAAGGGGGCTGAGGATTGCCGTTGGAATGCCAAGAAATTGATGGTGTTGTTTTCGCAATGGGCATAGGTGTGTGTGGAATTGGTGGTGAAGTAATTGCGGCCTTCGAGTAGGACTTTGGTGTCACTGAATGTATTGGTGGGGTTTTGTGAACCGTAGGTTTCTACATAAAGATCAAGTTGGGTAGTGACAAAATCCCAAACGTCGTTTTGTAAGGTGAGTCCTGTGAGGTTGGACTGTGAGAGTTGTCCGTCACTGACCTGAGCCCAGCCTTCACTTGCTCCTGGTTGATAACTAAACGAACTAGTGACCCATTCGTCATTCTCGTCTGGTAGTGGGTCAGAGAACCGTGTGCGCCAATAAAATACCGTTTCGTTGGGGATGGCTCCTTTGGAATTTAGGTCAACGGATATTTGTCCGACTACTTTGGCACTCATCGACTGTGTGCTGAAGTAGGGGCTGTTGAAAGTACTGACTGTGTCGATTTGGAAATCAAAAGATCGCTCTGTAGAGAAGATGTCGCTCGTTTGGAAAAAGAAGGTGATCGTGGGGTCCGTCTGAATGCTAAAGTCGGTCGGTAGAAGGTTGAGTGTGCTTCCTTTGGTGAGGAATAGATCAATAGAGGCAGTATTGTTGGTCTCGTTGAGTTCGTCTACTTCTCCAAAAGGATCAACTTCAACGCGCAGGGTGTTTTGGCCCGCCGCGTTGGTGATCTGGTTGTCGATCGTGAAAGCAAGTGTGTCTTGGCGCAAGGTTGGGTTATATACGATGGGGCCATAGGTCAAGCTTGTACCGTCAGCGAGTGTTCGGATGACTTGTAGGGTCATCGGTGTGTCATCATAGATGCCGAAGTTTTTGATGTTGAATTCGATTTGGAATGAATCAATGGTGGCGAGGAGCTGTTCGTTGTTGAAGGTCTTGATGCTGATCAGGTTGTCATCGAGAGCATAGTCAGCCTTGTTTGCACCGAAGACTTTGGCGGCAGGATCTCCTTGTAGGTTGGTGAGTTGCACTTGTGCTAGATTGGCTTCACTGGTGCCGTAATCGGCGAGATAACGCTTGCCTGTTTCTGCTTTGATTTGGCCTACGCCAAGACTAGAAAATTCAGAGTGATTGAAGGCGAGGGTGTAAAACTCGTCGGTGAAACGCTTGAGGTTGCTAGGAAAGGCGAGGTAGCTGTTGGCCATGAAAGCTGATGCACCTAGGTCTGGAGTCAATATCCAATCTACTCCAAAGGACTCGTTTTCACTGAAAAAATCTCCTGCAAAACAGCCGTTGACCAAAAAGGTAGGGTACTTCCCCTTGTTGTCATAGCCAAACGATGGGTCGGATACTAGTCCAATTTCGATATCTGTGACAAAGCCACTGGAGTGCCCAAAAAACGTAACCATCATGGCTCCATCGTTGATTTCATCAGAAATATTGATCAGCTCAACACTGCTATTATTGTTTTTGGAGATTTGTGCGGTTTCTCCTCCAAGGATGGTGTCTGCGGCGATTTGAGCAAACCCGTTGATGTAGGTTTTGAAGGTCTTGAGTTCCTGTTCGGAGTTTCCTCCACTTAGGTGGATGAGGTTTTTCTTTCGGAGGTTGTCGTAGGGGAGGCTTTCTTCTTCTATCATCTTGTCGAGATAGGCTTGGACATGATCTGGCTCTGTAGCGTTGATGCGCCCCGTGGCGATGGTTTCGTACCCTGCGCCACCGTCTAGCCCAGTCGAAAATTCGGCATCACCTCCTGGGTAGCCAAAGGTAGGTACGAGATGTCGTACGGTTGCAGTATTGGGGTCTTGTCGGTAGTAACTTGCTTGGACATTCGAGCTTTTTCCGATAAGGAAAAGAAACTCTGGAGCCCCTTGGTCATACATGTACTCACAAAATCGTCGGATGGCGAGGGGAGAAGGTAATCCGTAATTGAATTGATCAAATACCATGTCTATGTCGAGGGCAAGTACTTGGTGTCCTCCACCTGCCAAGGTTTCACGATAGCTGCTATAGGCAGCAATCTGATCAGGTTGTCCGTCTGAGGTGTTGGCGTGGAGGTTGGAATGAGAAATGATCAAGTAGTTGTATTGGCTGGGGTCAAAGTTGCGGAAGGAGGTCGCCTGAATCTGCCCCACTGTTTTGTAACCCGACTGGGCGTATAGTGAACGATCGATGTCTGTATTGGGTATGATGGCATTGAACTCCGACACGAATTCATTGAGGCCGATTTGTACGGGATCGGATGGAGTAGTGATGTCATAGAGGAGGATGTTGGTGAGTGAATTTTGTACTTCGATGTAGGACTTGCCTTGGGTGCTTGTAGGGAGGAGTAGGTGGTGCTCAGAGCTGTTGTTGAAATCAAAGCCTTTGCTGTATAAGACTTTGGTATACGCCATGGCTACTCGATCTCCTGCGCCATTGACGCCTTTGATACTGGCTTGGATGTAGAGGTCTCCTGCTGCCGAGATATCAGTCCATTGTAGCGGTTGATTGATTAGATAGTTCTCGTCTTTGTTGAAGCTGGCTGTCTCGATGAGGCGTAGACTGGTGGAGTTGGGGCCTACGTAGACATCAACTTCATGTGCATTGTTGTTGCCGCCGGAGAGTAGCATCTCTATACTTGGCGTATAGCCCCCCTGCACCACAGGGGTCAATCCTGTCAATGTGTGAGTGATGGATTGATTTTGACGGTAGAAAGTACCCGTCCATCCTTCGTAAAAGTCATAACTACCTAGAATCGTTTCGTTCGTGAACCCATAGCTCTGTCCTTCGTAATAGGTGTTGGAAAACACGTTGCGCTTTTCTTCGATGTAGTAGCTTTCGGTAGGTAATCCGTCGATATTATTTTCTGAGAATTCGGTAATTCGCTTGCCAAAATTCAAGTCCAATCGATAGGTCAGGAAGTATGCCGAAGAGTCTGAGAAGAGGTTGTAATACGTGTGAGGTTGCGCACTGGGATCGACATAGAGAGGGGTGTCCGTGGTGCCGTCATTTTTTTGTCCATAGAAGGCAATGTAATCTCCAGAGTTGAAAACCCCGTCTTGTTGACCTTCGACCCATAGGGCTATTTCTTGGCCCAAGTGATACATTTGGAACTTACGAGGATCGATACTGCCTACAGGGATGCCTGCCGCTGCGAGTTGGGCGCGCGTGAGTTGATAGATGCCGTCTTCGGCGATTGTTATTTTGAAGTAGCTCTGGTTGTGGTTGATCCATTCATTGCCATAGGGTTGTGCTAGCACAGAGTGACAGGTCAGTGCTACGGCCAGCAATATCAGTAGGTGTAGCTTATTTTTTGTCATTGAACCTGGCTTTTAATGATAATACATGTGAATAGGGGGACTCTGCTTGATCTCCAATGTCTGTCAGTGCATAGTCGATGCTGAAACTGGTCAATTGCACTCCTACTCCAAAATTGGGTTGGAAGATGGTCGTGTACGAACGGTCAAAGTTTTGAATTTCTTGAAACTGTCCGACTCCAAAACGAACGAAGAAGCGGTCGACATAAGCGATTTCTATCCCCGCTCTTGGGTCAAGTGATAAGCTTTCGGATTTGATGACGGTATTGCGTTTGCCATCTAGGGTCATCTCTAGATCGAGAGACCATAGTATACTGAATCGCTCTTTGATGTCTAGCAGATAGCTGGCACCCAATAGAGCTCGAGGCAAGGTGATTTCGATGGAGTTTTCGGGAATGGTGTTGCCTGTCTGCGTGTAGATGTCTGCAATCATCGAAGTGTTGTGGCTCCAGGTGTTATATGTACCTGTGATATCCTTGAGCATGAGTCCTAGGTGGACGTTTTTGAGTTTTTTTTGAAAACCTACATCGAGACCGTAACCCCATGCCGAAGCAAAACTACCTGCACTGCGATAGATGATTTTGGCATTGACTCCAGCTTGCAAACCGCCGAGTACCTTGAGTTTTCTTGCGTAGGAGAACAAAAAGGCATAGTCAGCGGACGAAAAAAACTTGATGTTGTCGTAGTTGAGTGCGCCGTTGGCATCATAAAGGTAGCGGGTGTCGGGGATGTCATCGATTCCGAGTCGGATAGCTGATAGACCGAGTGTGCTGAGGCTGTCGATGCGTGTTGAGAAGGCGGCATAATCGTAGTTGGCAATCCCTGCGAAATACTGTGCATGCATGAGAGAGGCGTTGTACTGATCTACTTGACGGTTGAGTCCAGCGGGATTCCAGTAACCAGCGGTGACGTCATCTGACACTGAGGTATAGGCACCACTCATTGCGAGGGCTCTAGCATCTACTCCGATGGCCAAAAATTCATTGCTGTATTTGGGAGTATTGGTCTGTGCCAGCACCTCCAGTGTAGCCCACCAAAACACAAAAAACAGTAGCGTATATTTCAAATTGAAACGTTAAGAGTAACCCTAGCAAAGGTAGATACATTGTGCTGATTGGTCAATACAAAGTGTATATCAAGATGGGACATGTAATGGCAATTCATGATTTTTTATTGATTTATTCCGAGTTTTTATTTGATTATTTCAAGTAATGTAAGAAAAAGTGAAGTTTTCTCACCCAGTACTGGGCTATGCAAGGTACTTTTCCGTACAGAATAATATCCAATGAAAAAAATGCCAGACTGGCAAGACGAACTTGAATTCTAAAACTATGATTTCATTATTAATTATTCTGTTGGTATTCTTGGTGTATACACTGGGGTGATAGCAATGGAGCAAAAGAGAAAGAGTATGAAGATAGAGAATACACAAGTCCAAATGAGAAAGGGTATCCTCGAGTACTGTGTTTTGAAAATCATATCACGAGGCGAGGTATACGCATCAGATATGATCGAGGAGTTGACCTCCGCCAAAATCATGGTGGTGGAAGGTACGCTCTATCCTTTGTTGACACGATTGAGAAAAGCGGGGCTTGTAGACTACAAATGGGTGGAGTCAAATTCGGGACCGCCGCGTAAGTATTACACGATTACCTCGGAGGGGGTAGAGTTTCTCGGACACTTGGACGAGACATGGAAGCAGTTGGTTGCTTCTACAAAGAAAATATCGACCAACAAGGCTTCGTGATGAAGCGGATCAGCGATGGATACAGTCATAACCAGTCGAACAAAATGAAAGGACAATGAAAAAGAATATCAGTATAAATATAAGTGGAATCATATTTCACATCGAGGAGGATGGATATTCCAGCCTCAAATCCTATCTCGAAACAATCAATCGATACTTCTCCAGTTATGAAGATAGTCTTGAGATTATCTCAGACATAGAGAGCCGTATTGCCGAGATTTTTTTGACCAAACTCAGTGATGGCAAGCAAGTCATTACGCTTGAGGATGTAGAAGCTCTCATCCAAACAATGGGGACTATTGCAGATTTTGATGCGATCGAATCTGACGATGACTCTGCTTCTAATACGAGTCAGCGTACCTCTACCGAAGATGAGTCAGCATACGAAGCAGACGAAAGATCAAAAGAACAAAGTGGGGGAGCCGATGATTTGGGAAAGAAACGCCTGTTTAGAGACGAGCGTCGCAAAGTCCTCGGAGGAGTGGCAGCAGGGGTAGCTTATTTTTTCTCCATTGACCCACTTTGGGTTCGTTTGCTGATGGTTGCGCTACTGATCAATTTATTCAATTTTGGGTTTAGCGGGGGTGTTTTCTTGACTTACCTTGTGCTTTGGATTGTCATTCCTGTGTCGTCTACATTGGGTGATGAAGAGAGTGTCAAGAAGATGTTTCGGAACCCAGAAAACCAAGTGGTTGGCGGGATCGCATCAGGGATTGCAGCGTATTTCGGTATAGATGTCACGGTCGTACGCTTGCTTTTTGTCTTGTCAATCTTTTTGGGTGGTTCGGGGGTCATATTGTACATCATCCT
The DNA window shown above is from Reichenbachiella sp. 5M10 and carries:
- a CDS encoding C25 family cysteine peptidase, with protein sequence MTKNKLHLLILLAVALTCHSVLAQPYGNEWINHNQSYFKITIAEDGIYQLTRAQLAAAGIPVGSIDPRKFQMYHLGQEIALWVEGQQDGVFNSGDYIAFYGQKNDGTTDTPLYVDPSAQPHTYYNLFSDSSAYFLTYRLDLNFGKRITEFSENNIDGLPTESYYIEEKRNVFSNTYYEGQSYGFTNETILGSYDFYEGWTGTFYRQNQSITHTLTGLTPVVQGGYTPSIEMLLSGGNNNAHEVDVYVGPNSTSLRLIETASFNKDENYLINQPLQWTDISAAGDLYIQASIKGVNGAGDRVAMAYTKVLYSKGFDFNNSSEHHLLLPTSTQGKSYIEVQNSLTNILLYDITTPSDPVQIGLNEFVSEFNAIIPNTDIDRSLYAQSGYKTVGQIQATSFRNFDPSQYNYLIISHSNLHANTSDGQPDQIAAYSSYRETLAGGGHQVLALDIDMVFDQFNYGLPSPLAIRRFCEYMYDQGAPEFLFLIGKSSNVQASYYRQDPNTATVRHLVPTFGYPGGDAEFSTGLDGGAGYETIATGRINATEPDHVQAYLDKMIEEESLPYDNLRKKNLIHLSGGNSEQELKTFKTYINGFAQIAADTILGGETAQISKNNNSSVELINISDEINDGAMMVTFFGHSSGFVTDIEIGLVSDPSFGYDNKGKYPTFLVNGCFAGDFFSENESFGVDWILTPDLGASAFMANSYLAFPSNLKRFTDEFYTLAFNHSEFSSLGVGQIKAETGKRYLADYGTSEANLAQVQLTNLQGDPAAKVFGANKADYALDDNLISIKTFNNEQLLATIDSFQIEFNIKNFGIYDDTPMTLQVIRTLADGTSLTYGPIVYNPTLRQDTLAFTIDNQITNAAGQNTLRVEVDPFGEVDELNETNNTASIDLFLTKGSTLNLLPTDFSIQTDPTITFFFQTSDIFSTERSFDFQIDTVSTFNSPYFSTQSMSAKVVGQISVDLNSKGAIPNETVFYWRTRFSDPLPDENDEWVTSSFSYQPGASEGWAQVSDGQLSQSNLTGLTLQNDVWDFVTTQLDLYVETYGSQNPTNTFSDTKVLLEGRNYFTTNSTHTYAHCENNTINFLAFQRQSSAPFSPITFTTAPELNPLICGVLPEYIFNFKESNYTGAVTPIDYINALSDGDKALVFSLGTLDYSLWTDAFKTALESLGIPRTTLDNLTTDDPFIFLGSKNTGQPAIEILATTTPANQATLVMPDDVIGSYDTGDISTNKIGPAKTWNSVSLNLEDSSNPADDIHTLRIYGITPTGNETLLAGNSVDLSYDLSSINASLYPYLRLDLELSDKVDFSPPQLKGWMVNYESSPEGVLLTHTQESNLALDEGEEHTASYTFWNISNKTFSDSIKVRFKLLNSTLSKSTEDSVLIAALEGGDSAQFELELQTLNNTGKSDLVVEVNTTDQYEIYTANNTLRIADYMDVSGDEYNPTLDVLFDGIKIMDGDIVSPNPKIQISMTDENQYLHKEDTLGINFYVKSPCEGCDYVRVPFSSAAVNWQPATDDQDFIIDYSPDKMSDGLYGLRVQASDASGNASGVHPYEINFEVINESTITNFYPYPNPFSLQTRFVFTLTGDTYPEDLKIQIMTVTGRVVKEIFMDELGPINIGNNLSNYAWDGRDNYGDLLANGVYLYRILIKNPGEDFKHRKTAGDKGFKNGFGKMYILR
- a CDS encoding PorV/PorQ family protein; protein product: MKYTLLFFVFWWATLEVLAQTNTPKYSNEFLAIGVDARALAMSGAYTSVSDDVTAGYWNPAGLNRQVDQYNASLMHAQYFAGIANYDYAAFSTRIDSLSTLGLSAIRLGIDDIPDTRYLYDANGALNYDNIKFFSSADYAFLFSYARKLKVLGGLQAGVNAKIIYRSAGSFASAWGYGLDVGFQKKLKNVHLGLMLKDITGTYNTWSHNTSMIADIYTQTGNTIPENSIEITLPRALLGASYLLDIKERFSILWSLDLEMTLDGKRNTVIKSESLSLDPRAGIEIAYVDRFFVRFGVGQFQEIQNFDRSYTTIFQPNFGVGVQLTSFSIDYALTDIGDQAESPYSHVLSLKARFNDKK
- a CDS encoding PadR family transcriptional regulator, with the protein product MKIENTQVQMRKGILEYCVLKIISRGEVYASDMIEELTSAKIMVVEGTLYPLLTRLRKAGLVDYKWVESNSGPPRKYYTITSEGVEFLGHLDETWKQLVASTKKISTNKAS